In Halapricum desulfuricans, a single window of DNA contains:
- a CDS encoding FAD-binding protein produces MYEYDVIVVGAGGAGLRAAIAAHEEGADVALVTKLHPVRSHTGAAEGGINAALREGDDWELHAYDTMKGSDYLGDAPAIDTFAQDAPDEVIQLEHWGMPFSREDDGRVSQRPFGGLSFPRTTYAGAETGHHLLHTMYEQAVKRGIDVYDEWYVMNLAVTDHDDPEDRECHGVVAYEIKSGEVAGFRARNGVVLATGGLGQVFEHTTNAVANTGDGAAMAYRAGVPLEDMEMIQFHPTTLPSTGVLISEGVRGEGGILYNDDGERFMFERGYANNEGELASRDVVSRAELTEVQEGRGIEDEYVHLDMRHLGEERIVDRLENILHLAEDFEGVDGLEEPMPVKPGQHYAMGGIETDENGQTCIDGLYAAGENACVSLHGANRLGGNALPELLVFGARAGKHAAGGDMAAARIETGPSAKSEDADVEASVDLGAVDASGDAAADGAMTAPEAVLESAVERERERVESLIEREGTNHAEVRADVQETMTEYVNVFREEEGLKQALEELKRAREAYQDVAVADPSRTYNTDLIHTIETRNILDLAEAITVGALAREEFRGAHWRKAHQQRKDDEWIKHTMLAWNEGSPELYYKPVILEGDEQTYEPKERSY; encoded by the coding sequence ATGTACGAATACGACGTGATCGTGGTCGGTGCCGGCGGTGCCGGCCTCCGTGCGGCCATCGCCGCCCACGAGGAAGGCGCGGACGTCGCACTCGTCACGAAACTCCACCCCGTCCGCAGCCACACCGGCGCGGCGGAAGGCGGCATCAACGCCGCCCTGCGCGAGGGCGACGACTGGGAACTGCACGCCTACGACACGATGAAGGGGTCGGACTATCTGGGTGACGCGCCGGCGATCGACACGTTCGCTCAGGACGCCCCCGACGAGGTGATCCAGCTCGAACACTGGGGGATGCCGTTCTCCCGGGAGGACGACGGCCGGGTCTCACAGCGACCGTTCGGCGGGCTGTCGTTCCCGCGGACGACCTACGCCGGCGCGGAGACCGGCCATCACCTGCTGCACACGATGTACGAACAGGCCGTCAAGCGCGGGATCGACGTCTACGACGAGTGGTACGTGATGAACCTCGCGGTGACCGACCACGACGACCCCGAAGACCGGGAGTGTCACGGCGTCGTCGCCTACGAGATCAAGTCGGGCGAGGTCGCCGGCTTCCGCGCACGGAACGGCGTCGTGTTGGCGACCGGCGGGCTGGGACAGGTGTTCGAGCACACGACCAACGCCGTCGCGAACACGGGCGACGGCGCGGCGATGGCCTACCGTGCCGGCGTCCCGCTCGAGGACATGGAGATGATCCAGTTCCACCCGACGACGCTGCCCTCGACGGGCGTGCTCATCTCCGAGGGAGTCCGCGGCGAGGGCGGGATCCTCTATAACGACGACGGCGAGCGGTTCATGTTCGAGCGCGGGTACGCCAACAACGAGGGCGAACTCGCCTCCCGTGACGTGGTCTCGCGGGCTGAACTGACCGAGGTCCAGGAGGGGCGGGGCATCGAGGACGAGTACGTCCACCTCGATATGCGCCACCTCGGTGAGGAGCGCATCGTCGATCGACTGGAGAACATCCTCCACCTGGCTGAGGACTTCGAGGGCGTGGACGGCCTCGAGGAGCCGATGCCGGTCAAGCCCGGCCAGCACTACGCGATGGGCGGCATCGAGACCGACGAGAACGGCCAGACCTGCATCGACGGGCTGTACGCCGCCGGCGAGAACGCTTGCGTCTCCCTGCACGGTGCGAACCGGCTGGGCGGCAACGCCCTGCCGGAACTGCTCGTGTTCGGGGCTCGGGCCGGCAAACACGCCGCGGGCGGGGACATGGCCGCGGCGCGGATCGAGACGGGGCCCTCCGCGAAAAGCGAGGACGCCGATGTCGAGGCCAGCGTCGACCTCGGAGCGGTGGACGCGAGCGGCGACGCGGCTGCCGACGGTGCGATGACCGCCCCCGAGGCGGTGCTCGAGTCAGCCGTCGAGCGCGAGCGCGAACGCGTCGAGTCGCTCATCGAGCGCGAGGGGACGAACCACGCCGAGGTCCGGGCCGACGTCCAGGAGACCATGACCGAATACGTCAACGTCTTCCGCGAGGAGGAGGGCCTGAAGCAGGCGCTCGAGGAACTGAAGCGAGCACGCGAGGCCTATCAGGACGTGGCCGTTGCCGACCCCTCCCGGACGTACAACACGGACCTGATCCATACGATCGAGACGCGCAATATCCTCGATCTGGCCGAGGCGATCACCGTCGGCGCGCTCGCCCGCGAGGAGTTCCGCGGCGCACACTGGCGGAAAGCCCACCAGCAGCGCAAGGACGACGAGTGGATCAAACACACCATGCTCGCCTGGAACGAGGGTTCGCCGGAACTGTACTACAAGCCGGTCATCCTCGAGGGCGACGAGCAGACCTACGAACCCAAGGAGCGCTCGTATTGA
- a CDS encoding aldo/keto reductase produces MAPTNRSDTFDLDGETTIHRLGYGAMRLTGEDIIGRPEDEDEARRVLHQALALGVDFIDTADSYGPGVSERLIREALAPYPDDLVVATKGGLLRNTDGDWLPQGDPEYLRNAVLASRDRLGVETIDLYQYHRPDPDTPFEDSVHALAEMKDEGLIRHVGLSNVSVEQLETAREIVDVATVQNQYNVADREDEAVLQACESYDVGFIPWFPLGAGELDGKAADLDAIAEAHGATRYQVALAWLLQHSPVTLPIPGTSSVEHLKENVAATEIELRDDELARLRE; encoded by the coding sequence ATGGCACCCACAAACCGAAGTGACACGTTCGATCTCGACGGCGAGACGACGATCCACCGACTGGGCTACGGCGCAATGCGACTGACCGGCGAAGACATCATCGGCCGTCCCGAGGACGAAGACGAGGCCCGGCGAGTGCTCCATCAGGCGCTCGCGCTCGGCGTCGACTTCATCGACACGGCCGACTCGTACGGCCCGGGCGTCAGCGAGCGGCTCATCCGCGAGGCGCTCGCACCGTATCCGGACGACCTCGTCGTCGCGACCAAGGGCGGGCTCCTGCGAAACACCGACGGCGACTGGCTCCCGCAGGGCGACCCCGAGTACCTGCGCAACGCCGTCCTCGCGAGCCGGGATCGGCTGGGCGTCGAGACGATCGACCTCTACCAGTATCACCGCCCGGACCCCGACACGCCGTTCGAGGACTCGGTGCACGCGCTCGCGGAGATGAAAGACGAGGGACTGATCCGCCACGTCGGGCTGAGCAACGTCTCCGTCGAGCAACTCGAGACGGCGCGCGAGATCGTCGACGTCGCCACCGTCCAGAACCAGTACAACGTCGCCGACCGCGAGGACGAGGCCGTCCTGCAGGCCTGCGAATCGTACGACGTCGGGTTCATCCCGTGGTTCCCGCTCGGGGCGGGCGAACTCGACGGGAAGGCGGCCGACCTCGATGCGATCGCCGAGGCACACGGCGCCACTCGCTATCAGGTCGCGCTGGCGTGGCTGCTCCAGCACTCGCCGGTCACGCTCCCGATTCCCGGTACCTCGAGCGTCGAGCACCTGAAAGAGAACGTCGCCGCCACCGAAATCGAGTTGCGTGACGACGAACTGGCGCGCCTGCGAGAGTAA
- a CDS encoding KEOPS complex subunit Pcc1 has product MDHEAAFTAVYESNEYARRVERSVEPEAGDIEGDRTVASVDRDGDRLTVTVEAADLIALRAGINTWLSLVDVAERCGGIEAAAR; this is encoded by the coding sequence ATGGACCACGAAGCTGCTTTCACTGCCGTCTACGAGTCCAACGAGTACGCACGCCGCGTCGAACGCAGCGTCGAACCCGAAGCCGGCGACATCGAAGGCGACCGCACAGTCGCGTCCGTCGATCGCGACGGCGACCGACTGACCGTCACGGTCGAAGCGGCAGACCTGATCGCGCTACGTGCCGGGATCAACACCTGGCTGTCGCTGGTCGACGTCGCCGAACGCTGTGGCGGCATCGAAGCGGCCGCCCGGTGA
- a CDS encoding DNA-directed RNA polymerase subunit P has translation MSYKCSRCKRDVELDSYGGVRCPYCGHRVLLKERSPDVKEVDVK, from the coding sequence ATGAGCTACAAGTGTTCTCGCTGCAAGCGTGACGTCGAACTGGACTCCTACGGCGGCGTCCGCTGTCCCTACTGCGGACACCGGGTGCTCCTCAAGGAGCGCTCTCCGGACGTCAAGGAAGTCGACGTCAAGTGA
- a CDS encoding 50S ribosomal protein L37ae, protein MAEKRTGSAGRFGARYGRVARRRVAEIEAEMNDDHTCPSCGEDRVDRQGTGIWECQACGYAFTGGAYQPETPAGQTVRRSIRAALSEDED, encoded by the coding sequence ATGGCCGAGAAACGCACCGGGAGCGCGGGCCGGTTCGGTGCCCGCTACGGGCGCGTCGCCCGGCGTCGCGTCGCCGAGATCGAAGCGGAAATGAACGACGATCACACCTGTCCCAGCTGCGGCGAGGACCGCGTCGACCGCCAGGGGACCGGCATCTGGGAGTGTCAGGCCTGCGGGTACGCCTTCACCGGCGGTGCCTACCAGCCCGAGACGCCCGCCGGCCAGACCGTCCGGCGTTCGATCCGCGCGGCACTCTCCGAGGACGAAGACTAA
- a CDS encoding DUF2103 domain-containing protein — translation MECRQCASPLERPGDYCLVCRTHNADAVVLDLDRDRARIVSLLDDSVVGEHTITTTPEDDGEAEVVELRNFAGLVADEVRRKRPEEVYVTGDRTVIERLRGQLHYPFYRVRADDPIEHVLERRGEPALDVVDAAPAEKLGGSHSTLIGGRDGQRAIRTVAGHPHVKKVIPGPIDAGGSGSRTGVRAKATRAGTDGNVRLLIRDGSSVQENRVVTTAGDRQLGEHVRADLNEALAEADLRDDS, via the coding sequence ATGGAGTGTCGGCAGTGTGCCTCGCCGCTTGAGCGTCCCGGGGACTACTGTCTGGTCTGCCGGACGCACAACGCCGACGCCGTCGTGCTCGATCTCGACCGCGATCGGGCGCGGATCGTCTCGCTGCTCGATGACTCGGTCGTCGGCGAGCACACCATCACCACCACGCCCGAAGACGACGGCGAGGCCGAGGTGGTCGAACTCCGGAACTTCGCCGGGCTCGTGGCCGACGAAGTCCGGCGCAAGCGCCCCGAGGAGGTCTACGTCACCGGCGACCGGACCGTGATCGAGCGCCTGCGCGGCCAGTTGCACTACCCCTTCTATCGGGTTCGAGCGGACGATCCCATCGAGCACGTCCTCGAACGCCGTGGCGAACCCGCGCTGGACGTCGTCGACGCCGCGCCCGCGGAGAAACTCGGCGGCAGTCACTCGACGCTGATCGGCGGCCGCGACGGCCAGCGCGCGATCCGGACGGTGGCCGGCCACCCCCACGTCAAGAAGGTCATCCCCGGACCGATCGACGCCGGCGGCAGCGGCTCCCGGACGGGCGTCCGCGCGAAGGCGACCCGTGCCGGCACGGACGGCAACGTCCGGCTGCTCATCCGGGACGGCTCCAGCGTCCAGGAGAACCGCGTCGTGACGACCGCCGGGGATCGACAGCTCGGCGAGCACGTCCGGGCCGACCTCAACGAGGCGCTGGCCGAGGCGGATCTGCGTGACGACTCCTGA
- the truD gene encoding tRNA pseudouridine(13) synthase TruD — MREAHPLEAAVGIDYYVSDAAGIGGRLRESPEHFRVEEIETVDPEPLSADPGAYPHVLLRATLREWDTNDFAGALSDRLGISRERIDWAGTKDKYAVTTQLFTVRKGDPDALAAVDLPETDIEILGRTGRGLQFGDLAGNRFEITVTGANRTDTIESITDDLRSFGGDRVGVPNVFGQQRFGSRRAITHEVGLAIVRREWEQAVRTYVGNPSERERERTRTARATVEDSWERREWQRALEAMPAYLGYERAMLQRLAELDGDEPADFRSALTALPSNLQRLLVNAAQSYAFNRICSERLRRGLPFDEPIEGDVICFADSDAPPDPALPDTSRTQSVTERRVETARRHVERGRAFVTAPLVGTDTEFGAGEPAEIARDVLDDLELEPADFELPGEFESSGTRRAILVRTDLEVSGDPPTFSFALPKGSYATVLLREYMKAPPDDLA, encoded by the coding sequence ATGCGCGAGGCACACCCACTCGAGGCGGCCGTCGGGATCGACTACTACGTCAGCGACGCGGCGGGGATCGGCGGCCGACTCCGCGAGTCGCCCGAACACTTCCGGGTCGAGGAGATCGAGACCGTCGATCCCGAGCCGCTGTCGGCCGATCCCGGCGCGTACCCGCACGTGCTTTTGCGGGCTACGCTGCGAGAGTGGGATACCAACGACTTCGCGGGCGCGCTGTCGGACCGACTGGGGATCAGCCGCGAGCGGATCGACTGGGCCGGCACGAAGGACAAGTACGCGGTCACGACGCAGCTGTTCACCGTCCGGAAGGGCGATCCGGACGCGCTCGCGGCCGTCGACCTGCCGGAGACGGATATCGAGATACTGGGCCGAACCGGGCGCGGCCTGCAGTTCGGCGATCTGGCGGGCAACCGCTTCGAGATCACGGTCACGGGGGCCAACCGGACTGATACGATCGAGTCGATCACCGACGACCTGCGATCGTTCGGCGGCGACCGGGTGGGCGTGCCCAACGTCTTCGGCCAGCAGCGCTTCGGCAGTCGCCGCGCGATCACCCACGAGGTCGGACTGGCGATCGTCCGCCGCGAGTGGGAGCAGGCCGTCCGGACCTACGTCGGAAATCCCAGCGAGCGCGAACGCGAGCGAACCCGGACGGCACGCGCGACTGTCGAAGACAGCTGGGAGCGTCGCGAGTGGCAGCGGGCGCTCGAGGCGATGCCGGCGTACCTGGGCTACGAGCGGGCGATGTTGCAGCGACTCGCCGAACTCGACGGCGACGAGCCGGCCGACTTCCGGTCGGCGCTGACCGCGCTGCCGAGCAACCTCCAGCGCCTGCTGGTCAACGCCGCCCAGTCGTACGCGTTCAACCGGATCTGCTCGGAGCGACTCCGCCGCGGACTGCCGTTCGACGAACCGATCGAGGGCGACGTGATCTGCTTCGCCGACAGCGACGCCCCACCTGATCCGGCGTTGCCCGATACGAGTCGGACACAATCGGTCACCGAGCGTCGCGTCGAGACGGCGCGCCGACACGTCGAGCGCGGCCGGGCGTTCGTGACCGCGCCGCTGGTCGGAACTGACACCGAGTTCGGCGCGGGCGAGCCGGCCGAAATCGCCCGTGACGTGCTCGACGATCTCGAGCTCGAACCGGCCGATTTCGAGCTGCCCGGCGAGTTCGAATCGTCGGGCACCCGGCGGGCGATACTGGTGCGGACTGATCTCGAGGTGTCGGGCGATCCGCCGACGTTCTCCTTCGCGCTCCCGAAAGGGTCCTACGCGACCGTCCTGCTTCGGGAGTACATGAAGGCCCCGCCCGACGACCTCGCGTGA
- a CDS encoding SRPBCC family protein, protein MVTVSRSIHIDAPVEDVFAYLDDPRNHAEVTPSLAEVRNVEALDNGGKRVEHTYKMAGVGLDGELVERVHEENERMVFEMRGSLTGEIEIETTAADRGTELRYSAEYELPGKVLATVAKPFVRWYNERELQTTLENTKTRLEAGS, encoded by the coding sequence ATGGTCACGGTTAGCCGATCGATCCACATCGATGCCCCTGTCGAGGACGTGTTCGCGTACCTGGACGATCCCCGAAACCACGCGGAGGTGACACCGAGTCTGGCGGAAGTCCGCAACGTCGAGGCGCTCGACAACGGCGGCAAACGCGTCGAACACACCTACAAGATGGCCGGCGTGGGACTCGACGGCGAACTCGTCGAGCGGGTCCACGAGGAAAACGAGCGGATGGTCTTCGAGATGCGCGGGAGCCTCACGGGCGAGATCGAGATCGAGACCACGGCGGCCGACCGCGGGACGGAACTGCGGTACAGCGCCGAGTACGAACTTCCGGGAAAAGTTCTCGCAACAGTGGCCAAGCCGTTCGTCCGCTGGTACAACGAGCGAGAGCTGCAAACGACGCTGGAAAACACGAAGACGCGGCTCGAAGCCGGCAGTTGA
- a CDS encoding metal-dependent hydrolase — MELTWHGHSTWYVSVGSTDLLIDPFFGNPKTEVDPATLDPDYVLLTHGHADHIGDVDRFQSTPVAATPEVAGYVEDNYGVEETIGFNLGGTIELGGAFVTMHRADHTNGMDTDYEATGGMPAGFIVSDTKPTQGSDPDSTTFYHAGDTSLMTEMREVIGPYLEPDAAAVPVGDHFTMGPMQAAIAVDWLDVDHAFPMHYDSFPPIEIDTDEFVREVKATGSNADVHVLEGDETFEL, encoded by the coding sequence ATGGAACTCACCTGGCACGGCCATTCGACGTGGTACGTATCGGTCGGATCGACGGACCTGTTGATCGACCCCTTCTTCGGGAATCCGAAAACCGAGGTCGATCCGGCGACGCTCGATCCGGACTACGTCCTGCTCACGCACGGTCACGCCGACCACATCGGCGACGTGGATCGCTTCCAGTCGACGCCGGTCGCGGCGACGCCCGAGGTCGCGGGCTACGTCGAGGACAACTACGGCGTCGAGGAGACGATCGGGTTTAACCTCGGCGGCACGATCGAACTGGGCGGTGCGTTCGTGACGATGCACCGGGCCGATCACACCAACGGTATGGACACCGACTACGAGGCGACCGGCGGGATGCCCGCCGGGTTCATCGTCTCGGACACCAAGCCCACTCAGGGGAGCGATCCCGACTCGACGACGTTCTATCACGCCGGCGATACGAGCCTGATGACCGAGATGCGCGAGGTAATCGGACCGTATCTCGAACCCGACGCCGCCGCCGTCCCGGTCGGCGACCACTTCACCATGGGGCCGATGCAGGCGGCCATCGCTGTCGACTGGCTGGACGTCGATCACGCCTTCCCGATGCACTACGACTCGTTCCCGCCCATCGAGATCGACACCGACGAGTTCGTCCGCGAGGTGAAAGCGACCGGCAGTAACGCCGACGTGCACGTCCTCGAGGGCGACGAGACCTTCGAGCTGTAG
- a CDS encoding PAS domain S-box protein, protein MATPRRPAQNICRTDEITVLYVDGDAATRHSLAESVEREDERITVLTATDARGALDQFVDGGADCIVSDYEIPKRDGIDLLKSVREDDPDLPFILFTDSGSERVASEAISAGVTDYLRKESSGDQYALLADRIVDAVDEYRAAGTVERQRDVCRAGQEIADIGFWEYDVEAETVYTSEGLLGLCGVAAQPDLRKEQLFDSYHPDDRPAIRDAFDRAVEAGESFDLELRLIDDDGHERWVRTQGEPRIKDGDTVRVRGSVQDVTEHKAQKRDLREDRDRYRHFVERATDVITVADTDGTIRYESPAVERIFGYPPEERVGDPVFEYVHPDDRQRVLSQFRELVDREADTAERIEFRYEGSDGSYRWIESIGTDRTETVIDGVVVYSRDITDRKEREREIQQLTERLKLAVDGAGLGIWDWDMTTDEVEFNDQWAEILGYTPDEIEPHLDAWEKRVHPEDADPVQAALEEHIRDGTDFYETEHRMRTADGDWKWIRDIGRIVERDDDGTPLRAVGVHLDIDERKAHEQELERARRELRQIIDLIPDLVFAKNREGEYLLANEAAAELYGTTRENIEGRKEQDVIPDPADAEEFRQDDLEVIESGEPKYIPEEEITTADGETRILQTRKIPFEVPGRDEEAVLGYARDVTDLKQHERDLERRNQQLDKFARIVSHDLRNPLEVASGRLELARQTCESPHLDDIETALDRIDTIIADTLALARLGQTINEKQDINLRARAEECWDSVETAGASFDPPESVTIRADLDRLKHVCENLFRNAIEHGGEGVTVSVDRLEDGFAITDDGSGLPEDVDIFEPGATTSADGNGFGLAIVEEIVTAHGWDIHATESEDGGARFEITDVDLRETGER, encoded by the coding sequence ATGGCCACGCCACGGCGACCGGCCCAGAACATTTGTCGGACAGACGAGATTACCGTGCTGTACGTCGATGGCGATGCTGCAACCAGGCATTCACTGGCCGAGTCCGTCGAACGCGAGGACGAGCGGATTACCGTGTTGACCGCGACCGACGCTCGTGGAGCGCTCGACCAGTTCGTCGACGGCGGGGCCGACTGTATCGTCTCGGACTACGAGATCCCAAAGCGAGACGGGATCGACCTGCTCAAATCCGTTCGCGAAGACGATCCCGACCTCCCGTTCATTCTGTTCACTGATAGTGGTTCCGAGCGGGTCGCCAGCGAAGCGATCAGTGCCGGTGTCACGGACTATCTCCGGAAGGAGTCCAGTGGCGACCAGTACGCGCTGCTGGCAGACCGGATCGTCGACGCAGTCGACGAGTACCGCGCGGCCGGCACAGTCGAACGGCAGCGTGACGTCTGCAGAGCCGGCCAGGAGATTGCCGATATCGGGTTCTGGGAGTACGACGTCGAGGCTGAGACGGTCTACACCAGCGAAGGTCTGTTGGGGCTATGCGGTGTCGCCGCACAGCCTGACCTCCGGAAAGAGCAATTATTCGATTCTTATCATCCCGACGACCGCCCGGCAATCCGGGACGCGTTCGACCGGGCGGTCGAGGCGGGTGAGTCTTTCGACCTCGAACTGCGGCTAATCGATGACGACGGACACGAACGTTGGGTTCGCACTCAAGGAGAACCACGGATCAAAGACGGTGACACCGTTCGCGTCAGGGGGTCGGTCCAGGACGTCACCGAACACAAAGCGCAGAAGCGAGACCTCCGTGAAGACAGGGATCGATACCGGCACTTCGTCGAGCGCGCGACAGACGTCATCACCGTTGCAGACACGGACGGCACAATCCGATACGAAAGTCCGGCAGTCGAACGGATCTTCGGCTACCCGCCCGAAGAGCGGGTCGGAGATCCGGTATTCGAGTACGTGCATCCGGACGACCGCCAGCGTGTTCTCAGCCAGTTCAGGGAGCTCGTGGATAGAGAAGCGGACACGGCAGAGCGGATCGAATTCCGATACGAGGGGTCGGACGGTTCGTATCGCTGGATCGAGTCGATCGGCACCGATCGCACCGAGACAGTCATCGACGGCGTCGTCGTCTATTCACGCGATATAACGGACCGGAAAGAACGCGAACGGGAGATTCAACAACTTACCGAGCGTCTCAAACTCGCGGTGGACGGTGCCGGGTTAGGGATCTGGGACTGGGATATGACCACCGACGAGGTCGAGTTCAACGACCAGTGGGCCGAGATACTCGGGTATACGCCAGACGAGATCGAACCGCACCTGGACGCCTGGGAGAAACGTGTCCACCCCGAAGACGCCGATCCGGTTCAGGCGGCACTCGAGGAACATATCCGGGACGGCACTGATTTCTACGAGACCGAACACCGAATGCGAACGGCCGACGGCGACTGGAAGTGGATCAGGGACATCGGACGAATCGTCGAGCGAGACGACGATGGGACCCCTCTCAGAGCGGTCGGCGTCCACCTCGACATCGACGAACGGAAAGCGCACGAACAGGAGCTGGAACGGGCCCGCAGGGAACTCCGCCAGATAATCGATCTCATCCCGGACCTCGTCTTCGCCAAAAACCGGGAGGGCGAGTATCTACTGGCCAACGAGGCGGCTGCCGAACTGTACGGGACGACACGCGAAAACATCGAAGGGCGAAAAGAACAGGACGTCATCCCGGATCCAGCAGACGCCGAGGAGTTCAGGCAAGACGACCTCGAGGTGATCGAATCGGGCGAACCCAAATACATCCCAGAAGAGGAGATCACGACCGCCGACGGAGAGACACGCATCCTGCAGACACGCAAGATTCCGTTTGAGGTTCCCGGACGTGACGAGGAGGCCGTGCTCGGGTACGCTCGTGATGTGACCGATCTCAAACAGCACGAGCGGGATCTCGAGCGACGGAACCAGCAGCTCGACAAGTTCGCGAGGATCGTCTCTCACGACCTGCGAAACCCGCTCGAAGTCGCGTCCGGGCGGCTGGAGCTAGCCCGTCAGACGTGTGAGTCGCCACACCTGGACGATATCGAGACCGCACTGGACCGTATCGACACGATCATCGCTGACACGCTTGCGCTGGCTCGGCTCGGGCAGACGATCAACGAAAAGCAGGACATCAACCTCAGGGCCCGTGCCGAGGAGTGTTGGGACAGTGTCGAGACGGCGGGGGCGTCGTTCGACCCGCCGGAATCGGTGACGATACGGGCGGACCTGGATCGGCTCAAGCACGTCTGTGAGAACCTCTTCCGGAACGCGATCGAACACGGCGGCGAAGGCGTGACTGTGAGCGTCGACCGTCTCGAAGACGGGTTCGCGATCACCGACGACGGGTCCGGTCTCCCCGAGGACGTCGACATATTCGAGCCCGGGGCCACTACCAGTGCTGACGGCAACGGGTTCGGTCTCGCGATCGTCGAGGAGATCGTCACCGCACACGGATGGGATATCCACGCGACAGAGAGCGAAGACGGCGGTGCACGGTTCGAAATAACGGATGTGGACCTCCGCGAGACGGGCGAAAGATAA
- a CDS encoding cell division protein FtsA: MSEDDETDDAADSSTDGPVPVGVKLGSTRTVIAYPDGDGDLEIVNTLTCMATYEDALTGEEQVLYGEEAAREYPDRVEFMLRSGLPEDDDRAELTSTFFEEVIEANGVPEDSTVVYAIPTIDNEAGLQNLETVIENSSIGTELVESYPESLCGTIPAFGEDLEAINEILLAVNLGSTNLEASAYRRGEQLAPYTTGAVTGNEVDRVIANYVEEETQGRVNIDVQTAREYKEEHADFEDYEPFTDVIQQPGGGAHEFTIERSVMDAVDEYVDEVVDEFANTFLPELANEHMKVYNLALEKPVVLTGGMACIPGIVDEFAERASDELNRDIEAVAPDEPALAATLGAQRIADRLSD; the protein is encoded by the coding sequence ATGAGCGAGGACGACGAGACTGACGACGCGGCCGACAGTTCGACGGACGGACCCGTTCCGGTCGGAGTGAAACTCGGTAGCACCAGGACCGTGATCGCTTATCCCGACGGGGACGGCGATCTGGAGATCGTGAACACACTGACCTGTATGGCGACCTACGAGGATGCGCTCACCGGCGAGGAGCAGGTCCTCTACGGCGAGGAAGCGGCTCGGGAGTACCCCGACCGGGTGGAGTTCATGCTCAGGTCCGGGCTGCCGGAGGACGACGACCGGGCGGAACTGACGAGCACGTTCTTCGAGGAGGTCATCGAGGCGAACGGCGTCCCCGAGGACAGTACCGTCGTCTACGCCATCCCGACGATCGACAACGAGGCGGGGCTGCAGAACCTCGAAACCGTCATCGAGAACAGCTCGATCGGGACGGAACTGGTCGAGAGCTATCCCGAGTCGCTGTGCGGGACGATCCCGGCCTTCGGCGAGGATCTGGAGGCGATCAACGAGATCCTGCTGGCGGTCAACCTGGGGTCGACGAACCTGGAGGCCTCGGCCTATCGGCGCGGCGAGCAACTCGCGCCGTACACGACGGGCGCAGTCACCGGCAACGAGGTCGACCGTGTGATCGCAAATTACGTCGAAGAAGAGACGCAGGGGCGAGTCAACATCGACGTTCAGACCGCCCGCGAGTACAAGGAGGAACACGCGGACTTCGAGGACTACGAGCCCTTTACCGACGTCATCCAGCAGCCCGGCGGCGGCGCACACGAGTTCACGATCGAGCGAAGCGTCATGGACGCCGTCGACGAGTACGTCGACGAGGTGGTCGACGAGTTCGCCAACACCTTCCTGCCGGAACTGGCCAACGAACACATGAAGGTGTACAACCTCGCGCTCGAGAAGCCGGTCGTGCTCACCGGCGGGATGGCCTGTATCCCGGGCATCGTCGACGAATTTGCCGAGCGAGCCAGCGACGAACTCAACCGCGATATCGAGGCCGTCGCACCGGACGAACCCGCGCTCGCGGCGACGCTCGGGGCCCAGCGGATCGCCGACCGGCTCAGCGACTGA